A region from the Triplophysa rosa linkage group LG4, Trosa_1v2, whole genome shotgun sequence genome encodes:
- the adra2c gene encoding alpha-2C adrenergic receptor, which produces MDNLSFSYQVDSYNHTGNISSGNSTSTYSQATIIGLAGLVSFLILFTIVGNVLVVIAVLTSRALKPPQNLFLVSLASADILVATLIMPFSLANELMGYWFFGKVWCDIYLALDVLFCTSSIVHLCAISLDRYWSVTQAVEYNLKRTPRRVKCMIVVVWLIAAVISFPPLISMDRNNEGDNSEPKCELNNVTWYILYSSIGSFFAPCVIMILVYIRIYQVAKTRTRNMSEKRRDTDGESGTPRLENGLSQEDSRRENGHCASPPPGECKPGEDYPDGELEDSSSSDEKAKRLQNEMAPARKDRRSSRKNSSCSKHSSRKSRASNKSLDLFSSRRKRRNTISRKKISQAREKRFTFVLAVVMGVFVVCWFPFFFSYSLYGICREACAIPDPLFKFFFWIGYCNSSLNPVIYTIFNQDFRRAFQKILCKSWKRSF; this is translated from the coding sequence ATGGATAACTTAAGCTTTTCATACCAAGTGGACAGCTACAATCACACTGGAAATATATCCAGTGGGAATTCTACAAGTACGTATTCTCAGGCGACCATTATAGGGCTCGCAGGGCTGGTGAGCTTTCTCATTTTGTTTACTATAGTGGGGAATGTGCTGGTTGTGATCGCCGTTTTGACAAGCAGAGCGCTCAAGCCGCCACAAAATCTATTTCTGGTGTCTCTGGCCAGTGCGGACATTCTGGTGGCCACACTGATAATGCCCTTCTCTCTGGCCAATGAATTAATGGGCTACTGGTTTTTTGGGAAAGTTTGGTGTGATATCTATTTAGCGCTTGATGTTCTTTTTTGCACATCGTCTATTGTTCACCTGTGTGCCATAAGTCTGGACAGGTACTGGTCTGTGACACAGGCTGTTGAGTATAACCTAAAGCGGACACCTCGCAGGGTGAAGTGCATGATCGTGGTGGTCTGGTTGATCGCAGCTGTCATCTCCTTCCCGCCGCTCATCTCCATGGACCGGAATAATGAGGGCGACAACAGCGAACCGAAGTGCGAACTGAACAACGTCACGTGGTACATTCTCTACTCCAGCATCGGGTCATTCTTTGCCCCGTGTGTCATCATGATCCTCGTTTACATCCGTATCTACCAGGTGGCTAAGACGAGAACCCGAAACATGTCGGAAAAGCGCAGGGATACGGACGGGGAGTCGGGAACGCCACGGCTGGAGAACGGGCTGAGTCAGGAGGATTCCAGGCGGGAAAACGGGCACTGTGCCTCGCCGCCACCCGGCGAATGCAAACCAGGAGAGGACTACCCAGACGGCGAGCTAGAAGACAGCAGCTCTTCTGACGAAAAAGCGAAGCGGTTGCAGAACGAGATGGCGCCCGCCCGAAAAGACAGGCGTTCTAGCCGCAAGAACAGCTCGTGTTCCAAGCATTCCAGCCGAAAGTCCCGTGCCAGCAACAAGTCCCTGGACTTGTTCTCCTCTCGTAGAAAGCGGAGGAACACCATTTCCCGAAAAAAGATCTCGCAGGCCCGAGAAAAACGATTCACCTTTGTACTGGCTGTTGTGATGGGCGTGTTTGTGGTCTGCTGGTTCCCATTCTTCTTCAGCTACAGTCTATACGGGATCTGCCGGGAAGCATGCGCCATCCCCGATCCCCTTTTTAAGTTTTTCTTCTGGATCGGTTACTGCAACAGCTCCCTCAACCCGGTCATCTACACCATCTTCAACCAGGACTTCCGGCGAGCTTTTCAGAAGATCCTTTGCAAGTCCTGGAAACGGTCTTTTTAG